A genomic region of Desulfosarcina ovata subsp. ovata contains the following coding sequences:
- a CDS encoding (2Fe-2S) ferredoxin domain-containing protein, whose product MPRINSPAELEDLRKGILSHKAPDKPCIAICAGTNCLALGNQEVIRAFKEELKKQSLEDKVDIRATGCHGLCERGPNVLIYPQEVYYIEVSPEDVPEIIAETVLGKKVIDRLLYTDPDTGEKAVHQSDIPFYKKQTRMIINTNTMIDPKRIDDFLAIGGYSALSKALFEMTPEAVLDEIKKANLRGRGGGGFPAGLKWETARNAPGDQKYVIINGHEGEPGAFMDRAIFTGNPHNVLEGFIIGAYAIGASQGFIYTRHDMPQLKENIYTALAQAEEYGLLGDNILGSGFNFHIEVHFDVGIFVSGESSALMRSIEGKNPEPRPKYIRTSVSGIWDKPSNLNNVETWANVPQIINKGHEWYTSIGTERSKGTKLVSVSGHVNNTAVVEVPMGTTLREIVFDICGGLPNGKKLKAVHFGGAMGGSIPENLLDTPLDFDALSGLGATMGAGGMLVLDEDTSMVEMTRTLLDFLSKESCGKCVPCREGVRQMLKVYNRLCEGKGKPGDIELLEDLCDVSKKASLCSLGRTAYSPVASTLRFFREEYEEKIVQ is encoded by the coding sequence ATGCCAAGGATAAATTCACCTGCTGAACTGGAAGACCTCAGGAAGGGGATCCTGTCACACAAAGCACCTGATAAGCCCTGTATCGCGATATGTGCGGGAACGAACTGCCTTGCGCTCGGTAATCAGGAAGTGATCCGTGCCTTCAAAGAAGAGCTGAAAAAACAGTCGCTGGAGGACAAGGTCGACATCAGGGCCACCGGTTGCCACGGCCTCTGCGAACGGGGTCCCAACGTCCTGATTTACCCCCAAGAGGTCTATTACATCGAGGTCAGCCCCGAAGATGTTCCCGAAATCATCGCCGAAACGGTGCTTGGCAAAAAGGTCATCGATCGTCTGCTTTACACGGATCCGGATACCGGGGAAAAAGCGGTCCATCAGTCCGATATCCCTTTTTACAAAAAACAGACCCGTATGATCATCAACACCAATACGATGATCGACCCCAAGCGTATCGATGACTTTCTGGCCATTGGCGGGTACAGTGCCCTTTCCAAGGCACTTTTCGAAATGACCCCCGAAGCGGTTCTCGACGAAATCAAAAAAGCCAACCTGCGCGGCCGCGGCGGCGGCGGTTTCCCTGCCGGCCTCAAATGGGAAACGGCACGCAACGCCCCCGGCGATCAGAAATATGTGATCATCAACGGTCACGAGGGCGAGCCCGGTGCATTCATGGACCGTGCCATCTTTACCGGCAACCCCCATAATGTCCTCGAGGGCTTTATCATCGGTGCCTATGCCATCGGTGCCAGCCAGGGCTTTATCTATACCCGGCACGATATGCCGCAATTGAAAGAGAATATTTACACCGCACTGGCCCAGGCCGAGGAGTACGGGCTTTTGGGTGACAATATTCTCGGCTCCGGATTTAATTTTCACATCGAGGTCCATTTTGACGTGGGCATCTTCGTTTCCGGTGAATCCAGCGCACTGATGCGATCGATCGAAGGCAAAAACCCGGAGCCGAGACCCAAGTATATCCGTACTTCGGTGAGCGGGATATGGGACAAGCCGAGTAATCTGAACAATGTGGAAACATGGGCCAATGTGCCACAGATCATCAACAAGGGGCATGAATGGTACACCAGTATCGGCACCGAACGCAGCAAGGGTACCAAGCTCGTCTCCGTGTCCGGCCATGTCAATAACACGGCGGTCGTGGAAGTTCCCATGGGAACAACCCTTCGGGAGATTGTTTTCGATATCTGCGGCGGCCTGCCCAACGGTAAAAAGCTGAAGGCCGTCCATTTCGGCGGTGCCATGGGCGGCAGCATCCCCGAGAACCTTTTGGACACGCCCCTTGATTTCGATGCCCTTTCCGGCCTCGGTGCAACCATGGGCGCCGGTGGCATGCTGGTCCTTGACGAAGATACCAGTATGGTTGAGATGACCCGCACGTTGCTGGACTTTCTCAGCAAAGAATCCTGCGGCAAATGCGTACCCTGCCGGGAAGGTGTCCGGCAGATGCTCAAGGTATACAACCGGCTCTGCGAGGGCAAAGGCAAACCAGGCGATATCGAACTGCTCGAAGACCTGTGCGATGTATCCAAGAAAGCGTCTTTGTGCTCACTGGGCAGAACCGCTTACAGCCCGGTGGCGAGCACGTTGCGTTTTTTCCGTGAGGAATACGAGGAAAAAATCGTGCAATAA
- a CDS encoding 2Fe-2S iron-sulfur cluster-binding protein codes for MSEILLQIDGKEVKATEGMTILDAAKSAGIHIPTLCHHEKLEPYGGCRLCTVEIETRGRSRLVAGCLFPVQADLIVRTRTEEVDKLRKTIIELLMAHAPDSFELLALAEEYGADRNRFEKESSFCLLCGLCVRYCNEVKKKSAITFVDCGAERQINFIPEIAAQECWNCKECFPLCPTSYLQAAYFLTEALAFPRAKEVPAK; via the coding sequence ATGAGTGAAATCCTTTTGCAGATCGATGGCAAAGAAGTCAAAGCAACGGAAGGCATGACCATTTTGGATGCAGCCAAAAGTGCCGGGATTCACATTCCCACACTCTGCCACCACGAAAAGCTGGAGCCGTACGGGGGATGCCGGCTCTGCACGGTCGAAATCGAAACGCGTGGCCGGTCACGACTGGTTGCGGGATGTCTTTTCCCGGTACAGGCCGACCTGATTGTCAGGACCCGCACCGAGGAAGTCGACAAACTACGCAAAACCATCATCGAACTGTTGATGGCCCACGCGCCGGACTCATTCGAACTGCTTGCCCTGGCCGAGGAATACGGCGCCGACCGCAACCGTTTTGAAAAGGAGTCCTCCTTTTGTTTGCTCTGTGGTCTGTGTGTGCGCTATTGCAATGAAGTCAAAAAGAAAAGCGCGATTACCTTTGTGGACTGTGGGGCGGAGAGGCAAATCAACTTTATTCCTGAGATTGCCGCCCAGGAGTGCTGGAATTGCAAGGAATGTTTCCCCCTTTGCCCGACATCGTATCTCCAGGCTGCCTATTTTCTTACCGAGGCGCTTGCCTTTCCACGGGCCAAGGAAGTGCCTGCCAAATAA
- a CDS encoding IS4 family transposase gives MSEHIDKNVFQTILSPVLPLIEVNQNSLHNDLDTYKLSLSSFTTNLLFGIITRIKSVGQIVTEIKTSPTAKALGLVVASKSMYNEAFNRYPPEIFKDIFHQLVKELDLHKIPEISHLGKMLIVDGSLFPAISNMAWACYKKTANAIKMHLSFELNRMIPTEFISTEGNFSEKEFVKQILREGITYVCDRGYIAFNLFKQISDSNAFFIIRGKSNMTYTVKECLTATVPDTFLKFFSDITDSNIIFNSDENKASYRIVSFTAMGENYILITNRNDLTTYEIIMLYAYRWQVELFFRFIKRTFKGIHLMSQSPHGVQIQFYLYMIAYLLLLSFKQDTEIISRENEKDEHESEENNKNETLLTSSSCSNSNAKRPYVCGLVTLLGEKLKQFYKIGLHWLLAVKNNLLEIFDVNIAKVIAQYSYQ, from the coding sequence ATGAGCGAACACATCGACAAAAATGTTTTTCAAACAATTCTATCACCGGTGCTACCATTGATTGAGGTTAATCAAAATAGTCTCCATAATGATTTGGACACTTACAAGCTTTCATTATCATCGTTCACCACAAATTTGCTTTTTGGAATAATAACCAGAATTAAAAGCGTTGGACAAATCGTCACTGAGATCAAAACATCACCAACTGCTAAGGCATTAGGATTGGTCGTCGCATCGAAGTCTATGTATAATGAAGCGTTTAATCGTTATCCCCCAGAAATATTTAAAGATATATTCCATCAGTTGGTAAAAGAATTGGATTTGCATAAAATTCCGGAAATCAGTCATCTTGGAAAAATGCTAATTGTAGATGGTTCGCTTTTTCCGGCCATTTCCAATATGGCATGGGCTTGTTACAAGAAAACCGCTAATGCGATCAAAATGCATTTATCTTTTGAACTCAACCGAATGATTCCAACCGAATTTATCAGTACGGAAGGTAACTTTTCCGAAAAAGAATTTGTTAAGCAAATTCTTCGCGAAGGCATTACATATGTCTGTGATCGAGGCTATATCGCTTTCAATCTGTTCAAGCAGATATCCGACAGCAATGCATTTTTTATTATTCGCGGAAAGTCGAATATGACGTACACTGTAAAAGAGTGTCTCACTGCCACCGTACCGGATACATTCTTGAAATTTTTCAGTGACATCACAGATTCAAATATAATATTCAATAGCGATGAAAACAAAGCAAGTTATCGTATTGTTAGCTTTACGGCTATGGGCGAAAACTACATTTTGATCACAAACAGAAATGATTTGACAACTTACGAAATTATAATGCTTTACGCTTACAGGTGGCAAGTGGAACTTTTTTTTCGCTTCATAAAAAGAACCTTCAAGGGAATTCACTTAATGAGCCAATCTCCTCATGGCGTACAGATACAATTCTACTTGTATATGATTGCTTATCTATTGTTATTATCATTCAAACAAGATACGGAAATAATAAGCAGAGAAAATGAAAAAGATGAGCATGAATCTGAAGAAAATAATAAGAACGAAACCTTGCTAACTTCATCTTCATGCTCCAATTCAAATGCAAAAAGACCATATGTTTGCGGGTTAGTAACTCTTCTTGGAGAAAAATTAAAACAGTTTTATAAAATTGGTCTTCACTGGTTATTAGCAGTAAAAAATAATTTGTTAGAAATATTTGATGTGAATATCGCCAAAGTTATTGCTCAATACTCTTATCAATGA
- a CDS encoding aldehyde ferredoxin oxidoreductase N-terminal domain-containing protein yields MRYAETGFNLEIDLSRGNIERVATDPKDTELYLGGLGTNAKILWDRVPPEVDPLSPENLLIFSAGLLCGTPATGCNRTILSTISPQTKLMAFSMMGGFFAPELKYAGYDKVILRGKAPNLVYIWINNDQVEIRDATHLHGKGAVETAEIIKKELNEPKAQVAAIGLAGENRVFYASVEQGRSSASRGGIGAVMGSKGVKAVVVRGTKDINLARPEAFISLCNEVLEYIKYREDHPIPGVMPILAGLGSPQEMQVHDEKWHTENFMWGNSRTRRKGFWTDEVADSWKETMETAQTRLISCFNCPMKCGATISVPGLPTYMMKCFTKLTYTMGAFSDLQFGLSIAQKATEYGLDGFSTPQVMAFALELLENGILSDEDFPDMPDDNEGRFYYLLDKIVHREGIGDVLADGTYWAAQAIGNGAEEFAHNTIKKHEQLPLKLSMLNPIYFLMYATGEKMNITQIEGQFPQAPFPKMEQREAFVKDWIQVPDEKFKQYFLGWEPRGENSIPYYPTVQMTCDIVDWQEQMHYIDDALGQCAGLSSFPLKPPYHIHNYPKFISAGTGIDMDEAKLTQAAKRYRTLVRAINIRCGMRRKDEAPPANHWKKRFPELEKELLDTYYQFKGWNNDGIPTKASLHDLGLDYVSEDFIKRGILTENGDAPAQETSAE; encoded by the coding sequence ATGAGGTACGCTGAAACTGGATTTAATTTAGAAATTGATCTGTCCCGCGGGAACATCGAGCGGGTGGCAACAGACCCGAAGGATACCGAGTTGTACCTGGGGGGACTGGGCACAAACGCCAAAATCCTATGGGATCGGGTTCCACCGGAAGTCGACCCCCTCTCGCCGGAAAACCTGCTCATTTTCAGCGCCGGACTCCTTTGCGGTACACCGGCGACCGGCTGCAATCGAACCATTCTGTCCACCATTTCCCCTCAGACGAAACTCATGGCCTTTTCCATGATGGGGGGATTCTTTGCACCGGAGCTGAAGTATGCCGGCTACGACAAGGTGATCCTGCGCGGCAAAGCCCCGAATCTGGTCTACATCTGGATCAATAACGACCAGGTGGAAATCCGCGACGCGACGCACCTGCATGGCAAAGGCGCCGTCGAGACCGCCGAAATCATCAAAAAAGAACTGAACGAACCCAAAGCCCAGGTGGCCGCGATCGGCCTGGCCGGTGAAAACCGGGTCTTTTATGCCTCGGTGGAGCAGGGGCGCTCCAGCGCCAGCCGCGGCGGAATCGGTGCGGTGATGGGCAGTAAGGGTGTCAAGGCTGTCGTCGTGCGGGGAACCAAAGACATCAACCTGGCCCGCCCCGAGGCGTTCATCTCGCTCTGCAACGAAGTTCTCGAATATATCAAATACCGCGAAGACCATCCCATCCCGGGGGTGATGCCCATTCTGGCCGGTCTCGGATCTCCCCAGGAGATGCAGGTCCACGATGAAAAATGGCACACCGAAAATTTCATGTGGGGCAACTCGCGGACCCGGCGCAAGGGATTCTGGACCGATGAGGTCGCCGATTCGTGGAAAGAGACGATGGAAACGGCCCAGACGCGCCTGATCAGTTGTTTCAACTGCCCGATGAAATGCGGCGCGACCATATCCGTACCAGGCCTGCCAACCTACATGATGAAATGCTTCACCAAGCTGACTTACACCATGGGCGCCTTCTCGGATCTGCAATTCGGCCTGAGCATCGCCCAGAAAGCGACTGAATACGGGTTGGACGGGTTTTCGACGCCTCAGGTCATGGCCTTTGCCCTTGAACTGCTGGAGAACGGCATTTTGAGCGATGAAGACTTTCCGGACATGCCCGATGACAACGAAGGTCGCTTTTACTATCTGCTTGACAAAATCGTCCACCGCGAGGGCATTGGCGATGTGCTGGCCGACGGCACCTACTGGGCGGCCCAGGCGATCGGTAATGGCGCCGAAGAATTTGCCCATAACACCATCAAGAAGCATGAACAGCTGCCGCTCAAGCTTTCCATGCTGAACCCGATCTATTTCCTCATGTACGCCACCGGCGAGAAGATGAACATTACCCAGATCGAAGGGCAGTTTCCCCAGGCGCCTTTTCCAAAAATGGAGCAACGCGAAGCCTTCGTCAAGGATTGGATTCAGGTTCCCGACGAAAAATTCAAACAGTACTTTCTTGGCTGGGAACCCCGCGGCGAGAACTCGATCCCCTATTATCCGACCGTCCAGATGACCTGTGACATCGTCGACTGGCAGGAGCAGATGCACTACATCGACGATGCCCTGGGCCAGTGCGCCGGTCTCTCTTCATTCCCCCTGAAACCGCCCTATCATATCCATAACTATCCCAAGTTCATCTCCGCCGGTACCGGCATCGACATGGATGAAGCCAAACTGACCCAGGCGGCCAAGCGCTACCGCACCCTGGTCAGGGCCATCAATATCCGCTGCGGCATGCGCCGCAAGGACGAAGCGCCACCGGCCAACCACTGGAAGAAACGGTTTCCCGAGCTGGAAAAAGAGCTTCTGGACACGTACTACCAATTCAAAGGCTGGAACAATGACGGTATTCCTACGAAAGCGTCCTTGCATGACTTGGGCTTGGATTACGTCAGCGAAGACTTTATCAAACGGGGAATCCTCACCGAAAACGGGGATGCACCGGCCCAAGAGACTTCAGCGGAATAG
- a CDS encoding (4Fe-4S)-binding protein — protein MAEKTKKIIKTLKIDVNKCNGCRACEVICSAFHAEPKYSSNNPARSRIRIIRDPFRDIFVPVYAGEYTPAECAGRDKYMIDGKEYDECSFCRASCPSRPEFKEPDSGLPLKCDMCEGEDEPLCVKWCLVDALTYEEREEEVDEQEEQEEMEVSLEALANKYGLQKMMETFARMAQKD, from the coding sequence ATGGCTGAAAAAACAAAGAAAATCATCAAGACCTTAAAAATCGATGTGAACAAATGCAATGGCTGCCGGGCATGCGAAGTGATCTGTTCCGCCTTTCATGCCGAGCCCAAATACAGCAGCAACAACCCGGCAAGGTCGCGTATCCGCATCATCCGTGATCCGTTCAGGGATATCTTCGTTCCCGTTTATGCCGGTGAATACACCCCGGCGGAATGTGCCGGCCGTGATAAATACATGATCGACGGCAAGGAATACGATGAGTGTTCCTTTTGCCGCGCCTCCTGCCCTTCCCGGCCCGAATTCAAGGAACCCGATTCCGGCCTGCCGCTGAAGTGCGACATGTGCGAGGGTGAAGACGAGCCCCTGTGCGTCAAATGGTGCCTCGTTGACGCCCTGACCTACGAAGAGAGGGAAGAAGAGGTCGACGAGCAGGAAGAGCAGGAAGAGATGGAGGTCAGCCTGGAGGCGCTGGCCAACAAATATGGTTTGCAGAAAATGATGGAAACCTTCGCCCGCATGGCCCAAAAGGACTGA
- a CDS encoding CoB--CoM heterodisulfide reductase iron-sulfur subunit A family protein, producing the protein MPETVLQQSFNQLGNRNFADVLVVGGGISGIQASLDLATAGFKVCLVEKAPSIGGHMAQLDKTFPTNDCSMUILAPKLVEVGRHPNIEVLSYTEVKSVEGEAGNFTVVLNKKPRYINEDTCTGCNTCVEYCPVNYPDPYNQEISPNKAVHIYFAQAVPLVAYIDESCLYLKEKKCRICENVCKNNAINLEQEAERIKIEAGAIILAQGIEPYDAKLKAEYRYGQYDNVVTSMDYERLLCSTGPYGGEILRKTDLKHPHKIAWISCVGSRQAAEGGNSYCSGVCCTYSQKQVILTKDHDAEAECVIFHNDIRSFGKDFERFYQRTENLPGVRFIKSYVTISKEMPETKNVTIKYWTPEDGIIEEEFDMVVLSVGLTPPADVKNIADTFGIELSNHDFAKLDSANPIQTTKPGIFVSGGLQGPLDIPESVFSASGASSQIGELLDYRRGKLSKERIYPEEKDVTNEEPRIGVFVCHCGANISRVINVPDTVEYCKQLPYVVHSQEQIFSCATNSAKEITDMILEKGLNRVVVAACSPRTLEPLFRDTLREAGLNQYYLEMANIREHDSWVHSKEMESALAKAKDIIRMSVARVARLEPLQEYDLPVNKAALIVGGGVAGMTTALSIADQKHEVYLIEKEKDLGGTARNIHSTLDGMDVQAYLHDLIRKIYDHPLIHVYHNATITQADGYIGNFVTTVKSDRGEVEIKHGATVLAIGADVYTPTEYLYGQQEAVVTQLELEDRIAKRDEKLVNARNLVMIQCVGCRNEDRNYCSRVCCSESVKNALELKKINPRMNIYVLYRDIRTYGFNEDYYREARGKSVRFIRYLPDDKPVVETTGKGSLSVTVTDQTLKKKVTIDADVLSLAAAVIPSESTKELAGLFKVTQSPDGYFKEAHVKLRPVDFATDGVFLCGMAHYPKFIQETINQAYGAAGRVLTLLSHDIVTASGSVCVINEKSCMGCGACVELCSYGALSLTKSKKGDKAAINPVLCKGDGLCNTICPTGAISLKHFTDEEIFSEIDALTNGEQEAVEQSSAIEQEAVEQSSAA; encoded by the coding sequence ATTCCAGAAACCGTTTTGCAACAAAGCTTCAACCAATTGGGAAACCGCAATTTTGCCGATGTGCTCGTTGTCGGCGGGGGGATCAGCGGCATTCAGGCTTCCCTGGATCTTGCCACCGCCGGTTTCAAGGTATGTTTGGTGGAAAAAGCCCCGAGCATTGGCGGCCATATGGCCCAACTGGATAAGACCTTCCCGACCAACGACTGTTCCATGTGAATTTTGGCACCCAAACTGGTCGAGGTCGGCCGGCATCCAAACATTGAAGTTCTTTCATATACAGAAGTGAAAAGCGTTGAGGGAGAGGCAGGGAACTTTACGGTAGTATTGAACAAAAAACCCCGATATATCAATGAGGACACATGCACGGGTTGTAATACTTGTGTTGAATATTGTCCTGTAAATTATCCTGATCCGTATAATCAGGAAATATCGCCCAATAAAGCGGTTCATATTTATTTCGCACAGGCTGTTCCCCTGGTAGCCTATATTGACGAAAGCTGTCTGTATCTGAAGGAGAAAAAATGTCGTATTTGTGAAAATGTATGTAAAAATAATGCGATTAATTTAGAGCAGGAAGCCGAGAGAATAAAAATAGAAGCAGGCGCGATAATCCTTGCTCAGGGCATCGAACCATATGATGCCAAGCTGAAAGCAGAATACCGTTACGGTCAATATGATAATGTTGTTACCAGTATGGATTATGAGCGTCTGTTGTGCTCAACCGGTCCGTATGGCGGTGAAATACTTCGCAAGACAGATCTGAAGCATCCGCATAAGATAGCATGGATTTCATGCGTAGGATCCAGACAGGCTGCAGAAGGTGGAAACAGTTACTGCTCCGGTGTTTGCTGTACTTACTCCCAAAAACAGGTGATTCTTACAAAAGATCATGACGCAGAAGCGGAATGCGTCATATTCCATAACGATATTCGTTCTTTCGGAAAGGACTTTGAGCGCTTCTACCAAAGGACTGAAAATCTTCCGGGTGTTCGATTTATTAAAAGCTATGTAACAATAAGCAAGGAGATGCCTGAAACCAAGAATGTCACCATTAAGTACTGGACGCCTGAAGATGGAATAATTGAAGAAGAGTTTGATATGGTGGTATTAAGTGTGGGATTGACTCCTCCTGCCGATGTGAAAAATATTGCAGATACATTCGGCATCGAACTCAGCAATCATGATTTTGCAAAGTTAGACTCCGCCAATCCCATACAGACCACCAAGCCGGGTATATTCGTAAGCGGGGGCTTGCAAGGCCCATTAGATATTCCGGAATCCGTATTCAGCGCCAGCGGCGCCAGTTCACAGATTGGCGAGTTGTTGGATTACAGACGTGGTAAGCTTTCCAAGGAAAGAATATATCCGGAAGAAAAAGATGTAACCAACGAAGAACCGAGAATCGGCGTTTTTGTTTGTCACTGCGGCGCCAATATCAGCAGGGTTATCAATGTTCCTGATACGGTTGAATACTGTAAGCAATTGCCATATGTCGTTCATTCTCAAGAGCAGATTTTTTCATGCGCAACAAACTCTGCTAAAGAGATAACGGATATGATACTGGAAAAAGGATTAAACCGTGTAGTTGTGGCTGCGTGCTCACCGAGAACGCTTGAACCTTTGTTTAGAGATACGCTTCGTGAGGCAGGACTTAATCAATACTATTTAGAAATGGCGAATATCAGAGAGCATGATTCCTGGGTGCATTCAAAAGAAATGGAAAGTGCACTGGCTAAGGCAAAGGATATTATCAGGATGTCAGTGGCCAGGGTTGCTCGGTTGGAGCCATTGCAGGAATACGATTTGCCGGTAAACAAAGCGGCGCTGATTGTTGGCGGTGGTGTTGCCGGCATGACAACCGCTCTTTCTATTGCTGATCAGAAACACGAAGTTTATCTTATTGAAAAAGAAAAAGATCTTGGTGGTACAGCACGAAATATTCATTCAACTCTGGACGGCATGGATGTTCAGGCTTACCTGCATGATTTGATCCGGAAAATATATGATCATCCATTGATCCATGTATATCATAATGCAACGATTACCCAGGCTGATGGTTACATTGGTAATTTCGTAACCACGGTAAAATCCGATAGAGGTGAAGTAGAGATAAAGCACGGTGCAACGGTTCTTGCTATCGGTGCTGATGTTTACACGCCGACCGAATATCTGTATGGCCAGCAGGAGGCGGTAGTAACCCAGCTTGAACTGGAAGACAGGATAGCCAAAAGAGATGAAAAACTTGTCAATGCCCGAAATTTGGTAATGATTCAGTGCGTTGGATGCAGAAACGAAGATAGAAATTACTGCAGTCGTGTATGTTGCAGTGAATCCGTAAAAAATGCGCTTGAGTTGAAAAAGATCAATCCTAGAATGAACATATATGTTCTGTATCGAGATATCCGGACATATGGATTTAATGAGGATTATTATAGGGAGGCAAGAGGCAAGTCGGTAAGGTTCATCCGCTACCTGCCGGATGATAAACCCGTGGTTGAAACAACCGGCAAAGGATCCCTGAGCGTTACCGTAACGGACCAAACCTTAAAGAAAAAGGTAACCATCGATGCGGATGTACTTTCTTTGGCAGCTGCGGTTATTCCCTCAGAGTCAACCAAAGAACTTGCCGGGTTATTCAAGGTCACACAAAGCCCTGACGGTTATTTTAAAGAGGCTCATGTAAAGCTGCGTCCGGTCGACTTTGCGACGGATGGTGTTTTTCTTTGCGGCATGGCGCATTATCCTAAATTTATACAAGAAACAATCAATCAGGCCTATGGGGCCGCAGGCAGAGTGTTGACGCTGCTTTCCCATGATATTGTAACGGCATCCGGATCTGTATGCGTCATAAACGAAAAGAGTTGCATGGGTTGCGGGGCATGTGTTGAGTTGTGCAGTTACGGCGCCCTTAGTCTTACAAAGTCCAAAAAAGGCGATAAAGCAGCGATTAATCCTGTTCTTTGTAAAGGGGATGGCCTTTGCAATACAATCTGCCCAACGGGCGCAATTTCGCTCAAGCATTTTACAGATGAAGAGATATTCTCAGAAATTGATGCGTTAACCAATGGAGAGCAGGAGGCTGTTGAACAAAGTTCTGCTATAGAGCAGGAGGCTGTAGAACAAAGTTCTGCGGCATAG
- a CDS encoding hydrogenase iron-sulfur subunit yields MNTDFKFKPKMLCFACNWUAYGAADLAGVSRLQYSTDMRILRVMCSGRIDMAHVLRAFSNGMDGVFIGACHLDECNYVTHGNFIAKNMVLLFKKIMEHIGLNPDRLRMQFMSAAEANVFAESTNSFIKTIKELGPLGKNEGLDDEEIRSKLAQVEKLLPYIKIATKEKLKKRLSQDEYEGYFTKDEIARLFDEAPSYYIQPDKCQACMTCARRCPAEAIISVKKEVHVIDQDKCIKCGTCIEVCPTKFSAITKIVGQPVPPPPPEGKRAIVKKSKEKEAA; encoded by the coding sequence ATGAATACAGATTTTAAATTCAAGCCGAAAATGTTGTGTTTTGCATGCAATTGGTGAGCTTACGGCGCTGCTGACCTTGCTGGAGTTTCCAGACTACAATATTCAACCGATATGAGAATTCTTCGTGTCATGTGCTCGGGGAGAATTGACATGGCACATGTACTCAGAGCGTTTTCAAATGGAATGGACGGCGTATTTATTGGCGCCTGTCATTTAGATGAATGTAATTATGTCACTCATGGCAATTTTATTGCTAAAAACATGGTTCTTCTGTTTAAAAAGATCATGGAACACATCGGACTTAATCCGGATAGATTAAGAATGCAATTTATGTCTGCTGCGGAAGCCAATGTGTTTGCTGAATCAACCAACAGCTTCATCAAAACAATCAAGGAATTAGGCCCCCTTGGTAAAAATGAAGGATTGGATGATGAGGAGATTCGGTCAAAACTGGCGCAGGTTGAAAAACTGCTTCCCTATATAAAAATAGCGACAAAAGAGAAGTTGAAAAAACGATTAAGTCAGGATGAATATGAAGGCTATTTTACAAAAGATGAGATAGCCAGACTTTTTGATGAAGCGCCGTCATATTATATTCAACCTGACAAGTGCCAGGCATGTATGACTTGTGCAAGAAGATGCCCTGCTGAAGCGATTATCAGCGTTAAAAAGGAAGTACATGTAATTGACCAGGACAAGTGTATAAAATGCGGAACTTGCATCGAAGTCTGCCCGACGAAGTTTTCGGCAATAACAAAAATTGTCGGTCAACCCGTCCCTCCGCCTCCTCCTGAAGGCAAAAGAGCCATTGTCAAAAAGAGTAAAGAAAAGGAGGCTGCATAG
- a CDS encoding 4Fe-4S dicluster domain-containing protein has product MNEAAINIHEDSVRFTDVVSAVGGVDVSYCYQCGKCATGCPVAHEMDLVPTQLMHAIQLGLTDVVYKSKTMWLCASCLTCTTRCPQEIDIAETMNTIKIMMLRNGKKPQIPDVLKSNKCFVQNLNWFGRLYELGMVGMLKLRTGKFTEDMAMGIKMLKKDKFHLIPGFEGAGAVHKILKRVKKQEKS; this is encoded by the coding sequence ATGAATGAAGCAGCGATCAATATACATGAAGACAGCGTCAGGTTCACGGATGTCGTGTCTGCTGTGGGAGGGGTGGATGTCAGCTACTGCTACCAGTGCGGCAAATGTGCTACCGGTTGCCCGGTCGCCCATGAAATGGATTTGGTGCCGACACAGCTGATGCATGCAATTCAGCTGGGATTAACAGACGTTGTCTACAAGAGCAAAACGATGTGGTTGTGTGCCTCATGCCTGACTTGCACGACACGTTGTCCTCAGGAGATAGATATTGCTGAGACGATGAATACGATCAAAATTATGATGCTTCGCAACGGAAAGAAGCCACAGATCCCGGATGTACTTAAGTCTAACAAATGCTTTGTTCAGAACCTGAATTGGTTTGGGCGTCTTTATGAACTGGGTATGGTCGGCATGCTTAAACTAAGGACAGGGAAATTTACAGAGGATATGGCCATGGGGATAAAGATGCTTAAGAAAGATAAGTTCCATCTCATTCCCGGATTTGAAGGCGCCGGAGCAGTGCACAAAATACTTAAACGAGTGAAAAAACAGGAAAAGTCATGA